The sequence below is a genomic window from Kitasatospora kifunensis.
AACGCCGCGCGCTGATCCGACGCGAATTGTCAGGCAAGCCCTGCACGCCCCTGAGAACCGTCCCGCGGACCCCTAAGGGGCGGCGCTCCCGGACCCGTACAACTCTCGTCATCCAGGGTCCTCCCGCCGGATGACGAGGGGTTTCACCTCATGGCCTAGGTTGATGACATCGGCTCGGCCCCTGTTGTCAAGGGGACCGGGCTCGGGGGAACAACGACCTAGGAGCGAGACGTGACGACTGCTTCCGCAGCCGTGCAGACATCCCACAACCCTGGCGATCCGGTCGCCAGCGCTGCCTCCGCGCGGCAGGTGACCAAGGCGTACGGCGCCGGTGAGACCAGGGTCACCGCGCTGGACGCGGTGGACGTGGACATCGAGCGCGGCCGGTTCACGGCGATCATGGGTCCGTCCGGCTCGGGCAAGTCCACCCTGATGCACTGCCTGGCCGGGCTGGACACGGTCAGCCAGGGGCGGATCTGGATCGGCGACACCGAGGTCACCGGGCTGAAGGACAAGCAGCTGACCAAGCTGCGCCGGGACAAGATCGGCTTCATCTTCCAGGCCTTCAACCTGCTTCCGACGCTCAACGCGTTGGAGAACATCACGCTCCCGATGGACATAGCCGGGCGCAAGCCCGACCAGGCCTGGCTGGACCAGGTCGTCGCCACCGTCGGTCTGGGCGATCGCCTCAAGCACCGGCCGACCCAGCTCTCCGGCGGCCAGCAGCAGCGCGTCGCGGTGGCCCGGGCACTGGCCGCCCGCCCGGAGATCATCTTCGGTGACGAGCCCACCGGAAACCTCGACTCCCGTTCCGGCGCCGAGGTCCTGACCTTCCTGCGCCGCTCGGTGGACGAGCTGGCGCAGACCATCGTGATGGTCACCCACGACCCGGTGGCCGCGAGCTACGCGGACCGGGTGCTCTTCCTGGCCGACGGCCGGATCGTCGACGAGATGCACGCCCCGACGGCCGACTCCGTCCTCGAGCGCATGCGCCGTTTCGACGGCAAGCGCACCAGCTGAGCCGGGGCGACACACTCATGCTGCTCAAGACCTCACTACGGAACTTCCTCGCCCACAAGGGCCGGATGGTCCTCTCGCTGATCGCCGTCGTGCTCTCGGTGGCCTTCGTCTCCGGCACCCTGGTCTTCTCCAACACCGCGACCAGCACCTTCGACAAGCTCTTCGACGCCACCGCCTCCGACCTCTCGGTCTCCTCGGCGCCCGCCAAGGGCGGTGACCAGGCCCAGCAGAACGGCGGCAAGACCCTCACCGTCCCGGCCGCAGCCGTGGCGCGGATCACCGGGCAGCCCGGCGTGAAGAGCGCGCAGGGCCAGGTGTCGGTGGAGACCGGCACCCTGGTCAACCCCAGGACCAACAAGGCGGTCGGCCCCACCGGCGGCGCCCCGACCATCGTGGGTGCCTGGGTCCCCGGCCCGCGCCCGGCGATGACGATCACCTCGGGCAGCGCTCCGGCGGGGCCCAAGCAGCTGATGATCGACGCGGACACGGCCAAGCACGCGGGCCTGCACGTCGGTGACCCGATGCGGGTGATCGGCGATCAGGGCACCTTCGACTACACCGTCTCGGGCATCGCCACCTTCAACGGCACCAACCCCGGTGCGGCGCTTGCCTTCCTGGACGTCCCGACGGCGCAGCAGGACCTGCTGGGCGACACCGCCGGCTACACCTCGATCGAGGTCTACGGCGACGGCAGCAAGAGCGACGACCAGCTGAAGACGGAGGTGGCCGACGCCCTCGGCAGCGGCTACCAGTTCAAGACCGCCGCCGAGCAGAAGGCCGACGGCCAGAAGAGCATCGGCTCCTTCCTCAACTTCATGAAGTACGTGATGCTCGGCTTCGCCGGCGTCTCGCTGCTGGTCGGCGCCTTCCTGATCATCAACACCTTCTCCATGCTGGTCGCCCAGCGGACCCGGGAGATCGGCCTGCTGCGCGCGCTCGGCGGCAGCCGGCGTCAGGTCAACCGCTCGGTGCTGATCGAGGCGCTGCTGCTCGGCGTGATCGGCTCCACCCTGGGCATGCTGGCGGGCCTGGGCCTGGCGCAACTGCTGATCCAGCTGATGAAGGCGGCGGGGATGAACCTGTCCTCCTCACTGGTGATCGGCGCCAACGTGCCGGTCGCCTCCTACCTGGTCGGCATCGTGATCACCGTGCTGGCGGCCTGGATCCCGGCCCGCCGGGCCGGCAAGGTCTCCCCGATGGCCGCGCTGCGCGACCACGGGACCCCGAGCGAGGGCGCCGCCAACCGGGTCCGGATGGCGCTGGGCCTGCTGGTCACCGCCGGTGGCGGCGCGCTGCTGGCGGCCGGTGCCGCCTCGAAGGCGCTCGGCACCGGCGGCAGCGATCTGGGCCTGGGCCTGGTGCTGACCCTGGTCGGCTTCGTGGTCCTCGGCCCATTGCTGGCCGGCGTGGTGATCCGGGTGCTCGGTGTCGCGCTGCCGACCCTGTTCGGCCCGGCGGGCCGGCTCGCCCAGCGCAACGCGCTGCGCAACCCGCGCCGCACCGGTGCCACCGCCGCCGCGCTGATGATCGGCCTGGCGCTGGTCACCGGAGCCTCGGTGGTCACCAGCTCGATGGTCAGCTCCACCAGCTCGCAGATCGACAAGTCGGTGGGCGCGGACTACATCGTCACGGTCAACCACGGCGGCCTGACCGCCGCCATGGTCAACGCGGCCAAGGGCACCACGGGCCTGGCCCACGTCACCGAGCAGCGCATGCTGCCCGCCACCTTCACCACCCCCGACGGCAAGCACCTGGACGAGTTCGTCTCGGCCGTCTCGCCCACCTTCACCCAGGACTTCTCGCTGCCGGTCAGCTCCGGCAGCACCGAGGGCCTGGCCAGCGGCGGGATCTCGATCGACCAGAACTTCGCCAAGGACAACAACCTCAAGGCCGGCGACAAGCTGGCGATCGACTACGGCAAGGGCCGCACCCAGACCCTGCCGATCGCGGTGGTCACCAGCACCGGCAACACCATCTTCGACCGGCACTTCTTCGCCACCATCGACACCGTCGCCCAGGCGGTGCCGCTGGACCAGCAGCCGACCGATGAGCTCGTCTTCGGCAAGGCCGCCGCCGGGGTGGACGTGGAGAAGACCCTGACCGCCCTGCAGAACTCGCTGACCGCCTACCCGCAGGTCACGGTGCAGGACCAGGCCGGCTACAAGAAGATCGTCCAGCAGAGCGTGGACGGCCTGCTCCACCTGGTCTACGGCCTGCTCGGGCTGGCGATCACCGTCGCGGTGCTCGGCGTGGTCAACACGCTGGCGCTCTCGGTGGTCGAGCGGACCAGGGAGATCGGCCTGCTGCGGGCGATCGGCCTGTCGCGCCGTCAGCTGCGCCGGATGATCCGCCTGGAGTCGGTGGTGATCGCCGTCTTCGGCGCGATCCTGGGCACCGGCCTCGGCCTGGCCTGGGGCGTCACCGCCCAGCGGGTGCTGCGCAACTCCGGGCTGAACGACCTGTCCATCCCGGTGACCACCATCGTGGTGGTGCTGCTCGCGTCCGCCGTGGTCGGCCTGCTGGCCGCGCTGCTGCCGGCCTTCAGGGCCGGGCGGATGAACGTGCTGGCGGCCATCGCCACCGACTGACCCTGCGTCAGTCGACCGGGCCGGGCGCTCCCACAGGGGAGGAGCGCCCGGCCCGGCGGCGATTCCGGCCCTTCATCCAGGTCCGGTACCGTTGCCTGCGATGAACACCATGGCTGCTGAGGAGCTGCCGGCGGTCTCCGTGATCATGCCGGTGCTCAACGAGGAACGACACCTTCGCACCGCCGTGCGGCGCATCCTGGAGCAGGAGTACGCCGGGGCCATGGAGGTGGTGATCGCGCTCGGCCCGTCCACCGACCGGACCGACCAGATCGCCGCCGAGCTGGCCGCCGAGGACCCCCGGGTGCGGACCGTCCCGAACCCCAGCGGGCGCACCCCTGCCGGGCTGAACGCCGCGATCAGAGCCTCCTCTCACCCGATAGTGGTACGGGTGGACGGCCACGGCCTGCTCACGCCCGGCTACATCGCCACCGCGGTGCGGCTGCTCGGCGAGATGGAGGCGGCCAACGTCGGCGGCATCATGCACGCCGAGGGCGAGAGCGAGTGGGAGAAGGCCGTCGCCGCGGCGATGACCGCCAAGATCGGCGTGGGCAACGCCGCCTTCCACACCGGCGGCCTGGCCGGCCCCGCCGAGACCGTCTACCTCGGTGTCTTCCGACGCGAGGTGCTGGAGAAGCTCGGCGGCTACAACGAGGAGTTCATCCGCGCCCAGGACTGGGAGCTGAACTACCGCATCCGCCAGGACGGCGGCCTGATCTGGTTCACCCCGCAGCTGCGGGTCACCTACCGCCCGCGCCCCAGCGTGCGCGCGCTGGCCAAGCAGTACAAGGACTACGGCCGCTGGCGCCGGGTGGTCACCCGCTACCACCGCGGCTCGGTCAACCTGCGTTACCTGGCCCCGCCGAGCGCGCTGATCGCGGTGCTGCTCGGCCTGGTGCTGGGCGCCGCCGTGCACCCCGCCTTCTTCGTCCTGCCGGGCGGCTACGCGCTCGGGATCATCGGCGGCTCGCTGCTCGAGGGCCGCGGCCTGTCCGCCAAGGCGCGCCTGCAGCTCCCGCTGGCGCTGGCCACCATGCACTTCAGCTGGGGCTTCGGCTTCCTCACCTCGCCGCGCAAGCTGGCCGCCAAGGTGATCGCCAGCGCGGCGCCCGGCACCCGGCCCGTACCGGAACGTACCGGCTGAGGGTTATTCCCGCTACCGTCAGTCGTATGACGCAGGCGGTGCGTATCGAAGGCAGTGCGGACGTCGATCCGCGGGCCCGGATCGGGGCGGGGAGCGCCGTGTGGCACCTCGCCCAGATCCGGGAGGACGCCGTGGTCGGCGCCGAGTGCGTGATCGGGCGCGGCGCGTACCTCGGGCCCGGGGTGCGGCTGGGCGACCGGGTCAAGGTGCAGAACCACGCGCTGCTCTACGAGCCGGCCGTGATCGAGGACGGGGTGTTCATCGGCCCCGCGGCCGTGCTGACCAACGACCTCTACCCGCGCTCGATCGGCGTCGACGGCCGGCTCAAGGGCGCCGAGGACTGGCTGGCCAGGGGCGTCACGCTGCGCCAGGGCTGCTCGATCGGCGCCCGCGCGGTGCTGGTGGCCGGGGTGACGGTCGGCCGCTGGGCGCTGGTGGCGGCCGGCGCGGTGGTGCACCGGGACGTGCCGGACTTCGCACTGGTGGCCGGCGTCCCGGCGCGCAAGACCGCCTGGGTCGGCCGGGCAGGCCAGCCGCTGCGCCGCCAGGGCGTCGGCCGCTGGCGCTGCCCGTGCACCGGCGAGACCTATGCCGAGGCGAACGGGCTGCTGGCGATGATGCCCTGACAGTCGCTCGCTCGCCCAGCCGGTTCGCTCGCCGGTGTGGCCTCGCTCAGCTCAGCCGCAGCGTCACCCGTTCGGCGTCGATCCGGGCCGCCCACTGATCCTCCGTCAGCCCCGCCGAGTTCCGGCAGAGCACCACCGAGGCGCCGGCCGCCAGCGGGGCCAACAGCCCCGCCTCCAGGCCGGCCCAGCTGTCGTAGGGCAGCGTGCTGAGTACCCGCGAGCCGCGCTCCAGGCCCAGGCGCGCGGCGCCCTCCCTGGCCAGCTGCACGGTCTGCTCGCCCGTCAGCTTGAGCGCGAGGCCGTCCACGGTGGTCTCCAGTGCGGGCGCCTGCGGATCCACCGGCGAGTACGGCGCGAACCGGTCACCCTGCCCCGGCACCTCGGCCGCGTAGTCGAGGAACCCATCGGGCCGCTGCGGGAACCGGCCGCCGAGCGGACGCAGCGCCAGCGCCACCCGTTCGCCGGAACAGGCCTGCGCCGCTTCCAGCCCGTCCGGCCCGCTGATCACCAGCTCGGCCGTGGCCGGGTCGCCCGCCGGCAGCGCGGTGACGCCCACCGACCAGCAGGCCAGCAGCCAGACCGCACTCTGCCAGTGCGCCGGCAGGAGCAGTGCCGCGCGGTCCTCGGGACCGGCGTTCAGCTCGTCCTGGAGCAGGTTGGCCGTCTTGGCGACCCAGTTGTCGAAGGTCTTGACCGAGAGTTCGACCCGCTCACCCGACAGGTCGTCGTAGAAGGTGACCAGGGGACGGGCGGAGTCCTCACCGAGGGCGGCTCGCAGCAGCTCGGCGGGGGTACGGGCGTCGGCAGCGAATGGCGCAGTCATGGTGCGCCCAGCCTACGGCCTGACCTCGACCTGATGGGAGGGGGTCCGGGGAGGCTCGCCGGGTGCGTGTTCGGGTGCCGGTCCCGGCGCGGCCGTGGGCGCGTGCGCCGGTGCCGCCTCGGTGAGGCGTGGGTGGCCTGCCGATGGCGTGCGGATGACGGGTCGCTCGATGGTCCGTCAGATGCCGTGTCGGGGAGGGGGGAAAGGCTGCCGGGAGTGAGCCGGGGGCCGAGCCGGGCGGGTGGCGAGCCGGCTGATGTGACCTCATTATCCGTTTTATGCGCATTTCACTGATCCCCCTTCTCGGCCTCGGCTGCACCGCCGCCCTGCTCGCTCCCGCGTCGGCCGCCATCGCGACGCCGGCTCGGCCCACCGCCATCCGGACCAGTGCCCCCCGGACCACCACGCTCGCCCTGCGCCCGCTGCCCGCGACCGCCGACCGGGTGGGCGAGCCCGGTGCCGCGAATGGTGGGGGCGACCAGGGCGGCGGGGACCGCGGTGTCGGCACCGGCGGGCCGGAAGGCGCACAGGTGCGCGGAGTGGACGCGCCCGCCACCGCGGGCTTCGCGATGCTCGGGGTCAGCTGGGACGACCCCACCACCGCACTGCACGGGACCGTCGAGGTCCGCACCCATCCGGCGAAGGCCGGCGACCGGGCGGGCGGGTGGAGCGCCTGGCGCCCGCTCGAGGTCGACTCCGAGGACACCCCGGGACACGGCCTGGAGGAGCGGCGCGGCCCGCACGCCCGGGGCGCCACCGCGCCGCTGTGGGTCGGGCCCAGCGACGGCGTACAGGTCAGGGTGCGCGGCTCGGCCGAGCTGCCGCACGGCCTGCGGGTCGACCTGGTTGACCCGGGAGAGGCGGCAGCCGTCTCCGCGGCCGATGTGCTGGCACCGGAGCCCGCAGGATCGCGCCGCCACTCCTCCATCGCCCACCAGGCGCCCCGGCCCGGCATCGTCACCCGGGCCGGCTGGGGCGCCAACGAGAGCCTGCGGGATCAGAGCTACGTCTACACCGGGACCGTCAAGGTGGTCTTCGTCCACCACACCGACACCGGCAACGGCTACAGCTGCGCCGACTCGCCCGCGGTGATCCGCTCGATCTACCAGTACCACGTGGTGAGCAACGGCTGGCGCGACATCGGCTACAACTTCCTGGTCGACCGCTGCGGCACGATCTACGAGGGCCGGGCCGGCGGGGTGGCCCGTTCCGTGCTCGGTGCCCACACCCTGGGCTTCAACACCGACTCCGCCGGCGTCGCCGCGCTCGGCACCTACACCTCGGCGGAGCCGCCGCAGGCCCAGGTGGACGGCATCACCAAGATCGCCGCCTGGAAGCTCGGCCTGGGCAGCCGCGACGCGGCCGGCACCGCCACCCTCACCTCCGCCAGCAACAGCAGCCGCTACCCGCAGGGCACCAGTCACACCTTCCACGCGATCTCCGGCCACCGGGACGCCTTCGCCACCGACTGCCCCGGCGACACCCTCTACACCCGCCTCGGCGACATCCGCAGCCGCGCCACCCACCTGCAAGGGCGGTAGCGCACACCACACAGCGGCCCTGCTGTCCCGGCCTACGGGCCACCGACAGCAGGGCCGCCGGCGTGCTGAGACAGACTTGCAGGGTGAACGACGTCCCGCTCGAACGGGTCTGGCGCCCCGGCCACCCGCTGGACCTGCACCGCACCCTCGCCCCGCTGGGCCGTGGCCCGGGCGACCCGGCCTGCCGCCTCGGCGGCGACGGTGCCCTCTGGCGCGCCTCGCGCACCCCGGCCGGGCCCGGCACGCTGCGGGTGGTCGAGCGGTACGGCGAGGTGCGGGCGCGAGCCTGGGGCCCGGGCGCGGTCTGGCTGCTGGAGCGGCTGCCGGTGCTGCTCGGCGCCGATGACGATCCGTCAGGCCTCCCGCCGCTGCCGCCGGGGCCGGTGCGCGAGGCCCAGCGCACCCACCCCGGCCTGCGGCTGTGCCGCACCGGCCTGGTGCTGGAGTCGCTGATCCCGGCGATCCTGGAGCAGAAGGTCACCTCCGACGAGGCCTACCGCGCCTGGCGCCTGCTGCTGCGCGACTTCGGCACCCCGGCCCCGGGCGCGCAGGCGGGCGGCGTGGCCGAGGGGATGCGGGTGGCCCCCTCGGCCCGCGAGTGGGCGCTGATCCCGTCCTGGGAGTGGCACCGCGCGGGCGTCGATCCGAAGCGCTCGGCCACCATCCAGCGCGCGGTCCGGCTGGCCCCCCGGCTGGAGCAGGCCGCCGGCCTGCCGACCGCCGAGGCCGTTGCCCGCCTCACCAGCGTCCCCGGTATCGGCGAGTGGACGGCCGCCGAGACCCTGCAACGCAGCAACGGCGACGCCGACGCGGTCTCGGTCGGCGACTTCCACCTGCCCAACATCGTCGGCTGGGCGCTGGCCGGGCGCCCTCGCTCCGACGACGCCGACCTGCTGGCCCTGCTCGCCCCGTACGCGCCGCATCGCCACCGCGTCTGCCGCCTGATCGCGCTCAGCGGCCTGCGCCCACCGCGCTACGGCCCGCGCCTGGCACCGAACGACCACCGGCGGCGGTGAACCTGTCGGCGGGTGCGGGTCACGACACCGAGTACAGACCCGTCTCGCGGTCGCGGTAGACGGAGCCCGCCTTGCGGAGCTGTTCGAGGTCGCGGCGCACGGTTCGCGGGTCGGGGTAGACCTTGTAGGTCTCGCGAGCACGCGTCCAGTCCCAGCCGCCACCGCCCTCGCGCATCGCTTGCAGGAGCTGGGCACGGCGCTCGATGGCCGAGGTGGGGGCATCGGGGATGTTGTCGTTCATCCGTTCATTCTCCGTCACGCCCGGCACCGGGCCGTCACCGGTGGCGGTGAGCGGCGCGGTGCCACGGTGTTCGTATGGGCCGATGGCCGCGCGGGCCCCGGTCAGGCGCCGACGTAGGCCGCGAGGTGCTCGCCGGTGAGGGTGGAGCGGGCGGCGACGAGGCCGGCGGGTGTGCCCTCGAAGACGATCCGGCCGCCGTCGTGGCCGGCGCCGGGGCCGAGGTCGATGATCCAGTCGGCGTGCGCCATCACCGCCGGGTGGTGCTCGATGACGATGACCGACTTGCCGGAGTCGACCAGCCGGTCGAGCAGGCCGAGCAGCTGC
It includes:
- a CDS encoding ABC transporter ATP-binding protein — its product is MTTASAAVQTSHNPGDPVASAASARQVTKAYGAGETRVTALDAVDVDIERGRFTAIMGPSGSGKSTLMHCLAGLDTVSQGRIWIGDTEVTGLKDKQLTKLRRDKIGFIFQAFNLLPTLNALENITLPMDIAGRKPDQAWLDQVVATVGLGDRLKHRPTQLSGGQQQRVAVARALAARPEIIFGDEPTGNLDSRSGAEVLTFLRRSVDELAQTIVMVTHDPVAASYADRVLFLADGRIVDEMHAPTADSVLERMRRFDGKRTS
- a CDS encoding TIGR03089 family protein, with product MTAPFAADARTPAELLRAALGEDSARPLVTFYDDLSGERVELSVKTFDNWVAKTANLLQDELNAGPEDRAALLLPAHWQSAVWLLACWSVGVTALPAGDPATAELVISGPDGLEAAQACSGERVALALRPLGGRFPQRPDGFLDYAAEVPGQGDRFAPYSPVDPQAPALETTVDGLALKLTGEQTVQLAREGAARLGLERGSRVLSTLPYDSWAGLEAGLLAPLAAGASVVLCRNSAGLTEDQWAARIDAERVTLRLS
- a CDS encoding glycosyltransferase family 2 protein; this translates as MAAEELPAVSVIMPVLNEERHLRTAVRRILEQEYAGAMEVVIALGPSTDRTDQIAAELAAEDPRVRTVPNPSGRTPAGLNAAIRASSHPIVVRVDGHGLLTPGYIATAVRLLGEMEAANVGGIMHAEGESEWEKAVAAAMTAKIGVGNAAFHTGGLAGPAETVYLGVFRREVLEKLGGYNEEFIRAQDWELNYRIRQDGGLIWFTPQLRVTYRPRPSVRALAKQYKDYGRWRRVVTRYHRGSVNLRYLAPPSALIAVLLGLVLGAAVHPAFFVLPGGYALGIIGGSLLEGRGLSAKARLQLPLALATMHFSWGFGFLTSPRKLAAKVIASAAPGTRPVPERTG
- a CDS encoding DNA-3-methyladenine glycosylase family protein; the encoded protein is MNDVPLERVWRPGHPLDLHRTLAPLGRGPGDPACRLGGDGALWRASRTPAGPGTLRVVERYGEVRARAWGPGAVWLLERLPVLLGADDDPSGLPPLPPGPVREAQRTHPGLRLCRTGLVLESLIPAILEQKVTSDEAYRAWRLLLRDFGTPAPGAQAGGVAEGMRVAPSAREWALIPSWEWHRAGVDPKRSATIQRAVRLAPRLEQAAGLPTAEAVARLTSVPGIGEWTAAETLQRSNGDADAVSVGDFHLPNIVGWALAGRPRSDDADLLALLAPYAPHRHRVCRLIALSGLRPPRYGPRLAPNDHRRR
- a CDS encoding peptidoglycan recognition protein family protein, which codes for MRISLIPLLGLGCTAALLAPASAAIATPARPTAIRTSAPRTTTLALRPLPATADRVGEPGAANGGGDQGGGDRGVGTGGPEGAQVRGVDAPATAGFAMLGVSWDDPTTALHGTVEVRTHPAKAGDRAGGWSAWRPLEVDSEDTPGHGLEERRGPHARGATAPLWVGPSDGVQVRVRGSAELPHGLRVDLVDPGEAAAVSAADVLAPEPAGSRRHSSIAHQAPRPGIVTRAGWGANESLRDQSYVYTGTVKVVFVHHTDTGNGYSCADSPAVIRSIYQYHVVSNGWRDIGYNFLVDRCGTIYEGRAGGVARSVLGAHTLGFNTDSAGVAALGTYTSAEPPQAQVDGITKIAAWKLGLGSRDAAGTATLTSASNSSRYPQGTSHTFHAISGHRDAFATDCPGDTLYTRLGDIRSRATHLQGR
- a CDS encoding acyltransferase, whose protein sequence is MTQAVRIEGSADVDPRARIGAGSAVWHLAQIREDAVVGAECVIGRGAYLGPGVRLGDRVKVQNHALLYEPAVIEDGVFIGPAAVLTNDLYPRSIGVDGRLKGAEDWLARGVTLRQGCSIGARAVLVAGVTVGRWALVAAGAVVHRDVPDFALVAGVPARKTAWVGRAGQPLRRQGVGRWRCPCTGETYAEANGLLAMMP
- a CDS encoding ABC transporter permease; protein product: MLLKTSLRNFLAHKGRMVLSLIAVVLSVAFVSGTLVFSNTATSTFDKLFDATASDLSVSSAPAKGGDQAQQNGGKTLTVPAAAVARITGQPGVKSAQGQVSVETGTLVNPRTNKAVGPTGGAPTIVGAWVPGPRPAMTITSGSAPAGPKQLMIDADTAKHAGLHVGDPMRVIGDQGTFDYTVSGIATFNGTNPGAALAFLDVPTAQQDLLGDTAGYTSIEVYGDGSKSDDQLKTEVADALGSGYQFKTAAEQKADGQKSIGSFLNFMKYVMLGFAGVSLLVGAFLIINTFSMLVAQRTREIGLLRALGGSRRQVNRSVLIEALLLGVIGSTLGMLAGLGLAQLLIQLMKAAGMNLSSSLVIGANVPVASYLVGIVITVLAAWIPARRAGKVSPMAALRDHGTPSEGAANRVRMALGLLVTAGGGALLAAGAASKALGTGGSDLGLGLVLTLVGFVVLGPLLAGVVIRVLGVALPTLFGPAGRLAQRNALRNPRRTGATAAALMIGLALVTGASVVTSSMVSSTSSQIDKSVGADYIVTVNHGGLTAAMVNAAKGTTGLAHVTEQRMLPATFTTPDGKHLDEFVSAVSPTFTQDFSLPVSSGSTEGLASGGISIDQNFAKDNNLKAGDKLAIDYGKGRTQTLPIAVVTSTGNTIFDRHFFATIDTVAQAVPLDQQPTDELVFGKAAAGVDVEKTLTALQNSLTAYPQVTVQDQAGYKKIVQQSVDGLLHLVYGLLGLAITVAVLGVVNTLALSVVERTREIGLLRAIGLSRRQLRRMIRLESVVIAVFGAILGTGLGLAWGVTAQRVLRNSGLNDLSIPVTTIVVVLLASAVVGLLAALLPAFRAGRMNVLAAIATD